One Maribacter sp. HTCC2170 genomic window, ACAACAAATTCCTGAGAATACTTTTGCTCTGTAAATATTTTACTGCAGAATAATCATTCACATATAAACATTTAAAAACAATCAAAAATGAAAACATCAAAACGAGTATCAATTTTTCTAGCTCTAGCTAGCCTTATTGCAATTTCATGCAACAAGGACGATGACCAAATTTTAACGCCAACAAATTTGGTAGATGTAGGTAACTACAAATTATTTACAGAAACCGCAGGCGATGGTGCACATACACTTGTGTTCGAATCAGGACTTGGAGACAATTACGAAAGTTGGTTCAAGCTATTGGGACTTGCAGAGACCAACCAGGTAATAGCCTATAATAGGGCAGGCTATGAACCTTCAGAAGTTGCAACTAATGAAAGAAGTATTGTGCAATTGGCAGAAGACCTTCATCAAGTTATCCTAAGTAAATCAAAAAACAATAAAGTCATTCTTGTGGGTCACTCCTTAGGAGGTGCGGTTGTCAGATATTATGCTGTTCAGCACCCAGAAATGGTAGAAGGAATTGTGTTTGTTGATCCTAGTCATGAAGATTTCGAGGTAATGACACAGGCCCAAGAAGATGAAATGGTCCAATTTTTTACAGGAGAAGGCCTTTTGCAGATAGCAAATGAAGCTGAACAATTTATCGAAAATTTTGAAACTCTCAGGGCATTAGCCAC contains:
- a CDS encoding alpha/beta fold hydrolase, with translation MKTSKRVSIFLALASLIAISCNKDDDQILTPTNLVDVGNYKLFTETAGDGAHTLVFESGLGDNYESWFKLLGLAETNQVIAYNRAGYEPSEVATNERSIVQLAEDLHQVILSKSKNNKVILVGHSLGGAVVRYYAVQHPEMVEGIVFVDPSHEDFEVMTQAQEDEMVQFFTGEGLLQIANEAEQFIENFETLRALATLPDVPTVVLTSIRDREGENEERWINVHATLGDNVTDFTHITTENSGHYIQVDEPQLVLEAIGFLVD